ACTCTACGGCAGTGAGATCATAGTCTACTTATCGGCTTCCGCATCGTACGATAACCGCTATGTGGAGAGAATGGTTCGGGTTCTTCAGTACAGCCGGGCGGATCTGATTGTCAGTTCAGACGGTAATGCCGCAGAATCAGGGCTGCCGCGCACAGGCGAAGGGACTCCGCAAATTCTCCTGCTTGAACGCATTGCGCATAGAAGCGGAAGAGCACCCGGAAGAATTGTGAAGCGGGAGGGCTATCTCCCTAGTCTGGAGCTTGTGCCGGACCCGGGGTTGTCTATAGATTATGAAGGAGAGACAACAGCAACGGGAGCGGGCAGCCTTGATGAAGCCGTAGCGGGGGAGGGCCGCTTATGAACTACATTGTGCTCAGCCGCACGGCTTGGGAGGATTATGAGTATAAAAGAATGCTGGAGCTCCTCCCGGAGCGCGGGGAGGTCTGCTTCGCCGGAGCAATGACCCCGGTCCAGCAGCGGAGCAGCCAGGTCAGGTCTGTGACGCTGGCGGAAGTGTACAAACTGAATGCCAGGGAGTACACGCTGCTGGTCTCATCGCCTTACTGGCTGCCGGATGTGCTGGCTCTGCAGCCTGCTTATACTGTGGCTCTACTGGAGCCTTGTCCGGATGGGGAGGATGCTGCGCTGTGGGATAAATACAGTGCATCTCTTGGAGCGCTGGCTGATCTTGCCGGCACCTCCTCGGAACGGATCTATCTGGAGCAGAATCTGCGCCGGGGCCAAGTGGTCTATCTCAATGGAGATGAGCCGGTGTCCTACGGACTTCTCCGCCGGGGGGAGCGGCTGTATTTTCTCACGGATGCTGAGGCGGTCTGGAACAGGGCATTGGCGGAGCTATGGCATCCGCCTGATGCGGTGAACGGCGGGGAGACGTATCTGGATATTCAGCGCAGGCTCCGTACCCGTTACTATCTCTCGATGTGCGCCAAGCTGCCCGGTGAGCCTTCGGTGCATTATGTAGCGGCTTCTTACTTATATCTGCAAGGAGATGAGGAAGCTGCGCAGCTTCTGGCCCAATCCTTTGAGCTGATGCTGCTGCATGATTATACGGAGTGTCTGCATTCACATTACCGGTTCTTCTCAGCGGTTGAAGCGAAAAAGGGGAATCTTGCGCTTGCACTCCGGCAGTATGAGATTACGGCCTTTACGGAAGAGGAGCGGGCAAGGGTTACGCAGATGAAGCAATGGCTGCACGGGGGTGAAGTCCAGCAGGGGCTGCTTTGTGCAGAGCTTATGACGGTGAATGAAGACTACGCAGCAGCCATCGGACTATTGGTGCGCTTGCCCGGCCCGGAGGCCCAGCAGCGGCTGCTGCACAATTATATCGCCACCTTCCAGTGGGAGAAGGCGTTGCAGCTTCACCAGGAGCTGACGGCCGAAGGAACGGTGGCGGAAGCGGGAAGTGCGGGACTGCCGGGGCTGGCGGGGAATCTAAAGGGTGCAAGTCCGGGAAGAGAGACTTCTTCTGCGGATGAGCTGGCAGAACGGATGGCCGGGCAGATGTCTGTGATTGAGGGGACCCTGCATCTCCTGTACGGCAGGCGCCATGAGGCTATCCGCAGCTTCCTGCGCTCGGCGGGTGCGGATCAGGGGGCCCGGCAGCTTTTTGCCGAAATGGCAGATCTGGAAGAAGCAGTGCAGAAGTTAAGAGGAGGGGCTGCGGGTGGCTGACCATGGGAATGAACCGCTGCGCAAGGCTTCAGGCAACCGCCTGACAGCGATGATGCAGGTGCGCAATGAAAGCGGCCGGTATCTGGAGCAGGTGCTGCAGGAGCTGAGCGGATTTACCGATGAGATCGTCATTGTGGATGACGGCAGCACGGATGATACGGTGCGCGTGTGCCGCTCTTTTGCCAAGGTGAGCAAGGTGGTGACGCTGGAGCACTCCCTCTTCGGGCGGGAATGGGAGCTGCGCCAGACGCTCTGGGATCTGGCGGTATCCACGCGGCCGGACTGGCTTTTGTCGGTAGATGCCGATGAGTTCTACGAAGAGCGGGCCAAGCACGAAATGCGGCGTCTGATTGACCAGGATGTCTACGATTGGGTGGCCTTCCGGATATATGATTTCTGGGGCGGCACGACCCATTACCGGGAAGATGAGCTCTGGAACCTGCACATGAGGCATACGCGCACACTGGTGCGTTATCTGCCCGGCTTCTATTATTACACCCCGCAGATGGATCATCACGTTCCCCGGCTGCCGCTATCGTATGCGGTGCTGCCCGGCTTCCTGGCCGAGCTGCGGGTGAAGCACTACGGCTGGGCGCTGGAGCCTGACGCGCTGCGCCGCAAGTACGACCGCTACATGGAGCTCGATCCCGAGGGCAAATGGGGAAGCCTGGAGCACTACCGCTCCATTCTGGATGAGCATCCCCGGCTGGTGGAGTGGGGGGAAGTCTAGCGCCGCTTCAGACATTCTTATCTCTGTCATCCCCACTCTGAATCGCCGACTTCACAAGCACCAGCCACGGAATGCTGCCTGTAGCGGGGAGGTTGCCCTGTGAGTGAACCTCCGCCGCAAGAAGCAGCATGTGGTAGCTGAGGCCAGTGATTGCGGCAGCGCAGCCGGATTGCAGCAGTGTCTGTTCATCGGTGGACGTAAGCTTCGGGGCCTGCCCGCAAGACTGGGCGATGGCTGCATAGAGCAGCCATTCCGCAGCATCACCAGGAAGGCTATAGTGTTGTGATTGCCGGGTGTAATTCGCACACCATTGCATTTTAAAAGAAGCAGGGGCATCCAGTAGTCCTCGCAGCAGCGGCAGGGGAAGTCTGCTCCAGAGAAAGCGTGCAGCGCTAGTGGGCCTGCCAAGCACGAGCAATGTGTCCCAAGCACCTGTTTGAAGGAGAAGCTGTGCTGCGTAAGAAAAATCTGCAAAGCTAAGCGGTGTGTCTGCGCGGTGTTCCGAATCGGCCAGGCTGCCAGTATAAGGGGGATGAGTGGAGCATCCTGCTGGAAATGAAGAGATCGATTGTCCATCGGCCCCATGCTCCGCAGGGCCTGCCTGCAGCCCCGCAAGCTTGCGATGCGCGGCAGCGAGCCCGGGCGGCAGCTCCGCCAGCCGCCCCAGGCCTTGTCCTGCCGCGGCGATTCCGCCGCTGCGGCAGGACAAGGCCCACAGATAGCCGGATACCCAAGGGTTATCCGGCGCATCTCTCTGCATCCGCGCAAGCCCGGCGGATGCGGCTCCGGGCTGTTCCGGGTCCCGGAACAGCGTCCCCAGCAGCACCTGAAGCACCTGCCGGATATCCTCCGGCAGCTGCGGTGCTGCGAGAAGCGCCGCCAGCCATGGGGCGGCGCGGGCATTGAGTGCGGCAGGCACCAGCCTGCTCAGCACTCGCCGGGGCAGGGCAGGGAGCAGCTGACGGGTGAACACCGTCAGCTGCTCCGCTTGCCCGGACAGCAGGCACAGCGTGGCCAGCTGCTCCCAGGCGGCAAGATCGTCAGGCGAGCAGCCGATCGCCTGCCTGTAATGCTCCATGGCTTCCTCGTAGAGGAAGAGCCGCTCGCAGACCCGCCCGGCGAATAGGCGGGTGCGGTAGGTTCCGCTGCCGGAGGAGGAAGGGTATTTGTGTGCGGTATCCCCGCTGTCCAGCGCCTGCTGCAGCAGCGGGTACGCCCGCCATACCTGACCTTGCTCCAGCAGCAGCCCCGCATAGCTCTCCAGCAGATCGGTGAAATCTGCGTACAGCCCAATCCCGGCCTCATAGACAGACTCCGCGTCGTGAGGCCGCCCGCCCGCTTGAAGCGCAAAGGCTGTCTTAAGATACAAGTCAGCGGTATACCCGGAGTCTGGCCGAGCCTCCTCCAGCAGCGGCAGGAGACGATCTGCTGCCGCCTGATATTGTCCCTGCTGGTAATATTCCGTGCCCAGTGCGTACCGCAGAGGAACGCTGTCCGGTTCAAGCCGCAGAGCAGCGTGGATCAGCTCCAGATTGCGGCTGGCTTTATTTTTGCGCTGAAGCTCATCATCCAGATAGCCGTAATGGTGCACAGGCAGACGGGCATAAGCGATATGTCCTCCGGGGAGGCTCCAGATGCTGGAGGCCACCTCTTCATGAATGCTGCCGCGAAAACAGATACGTAAATCATTACGGAACAGCCGGCACACATTGTCTGTCACGTATTCGCGCCCGGAGCCCTCCCCCACATAATGGATAAAAGGCAGGAAATACCCGTCCGCACGCTCCGATTCCAGCAGAAGCTCCAACTCCTCCACCTTCCAGTCAGCAAGGGCTTCATCTGCATCCAGCACCAGAATCCAGCCATAGGAGGCCAACTGTAGGGTCTGATTACGGGCTTTGGAGAAATCATGCTCCCAGGGCAGCCGGATCACCCTAGCACCGAACCTGCGGGCGATAACTATACTGTTATCCTCTGATCCGGTATCAGCGATAATGATCTCCGAGACCATGCCCTGAACAGACAGCAGGCATCGCTCCAGATGCTGCGCTTCATTCCTGACGATCATGCAGAGTGAGATCCCGGGGGTATCCATGGTCTGTAAGCTCCTTTCTAACAGTAGCTGATTGAAAAAGCGGGAGTGTACAGCAAGCGGAGCGGGTATATTCCTGCCGGACTGGAGAGCCGTTATTTCCCCAAAAACAGCACTTCTTACGGAGTGGCGGACTGAGAGGACCCTATTGTCTCTCTAACCGATGATTTTGGCAGCAGATCCGTCTTTAAGCGCACTGGAGTCCGTAACTCTTCCCAATCATGCGTTTTCTCCAAAATAAACGATCCTCAGTCCGCGAGCGACCAGTCACACCGGCACTCTCCTGATAAAAAGCCGGATGCAGATGCAGGATAGTTGCAGAACGTACACTTAAAACGAGCGAAAAGGTAGACTTTTTATGGATAAATGTAGTCTGTACAACTAAAACTGGCCCAAAAGAGGAGAGGGAAGAAACGGCGGATGTTTAAATGTACGAAGTACAACTAAACGGGATATTGGTGAGCAATCAGGCGTTTTAGTTGTACCAAATACAATTAAGGCTATCGCAACTCCGATCATCTGATGATGTACTAATCGGCTGGTCTGGGAAGCGGAAGTGTGAGGCGCGCAGCCGCAGCCGCCGGTGAGTATATGGCCGAAGTTACGAGCGAAGCCAGAACCTTGTCAGCCAACAGAATCCAGGGCTGCACAGCCGCAGCAACATCAGACAAGGGGAGGGTGGTGTTCCGGTCCGCCGGGACAACTGCAGGATGATTAAGCAGCCCGGTGATATCAGCGTAGCCCAGCTCCGCTGCGGAAGCTGCTTCCGCCCGCTGCAACAGCTTCAACAAATCAGCGGCAGGCGGCACCTCAGGCCCTGCATCATCTACGGTTCCCGCATCGTGCAACACATTATCCATCACTCCCGCACTCTGCGCCGCCGCACCCAACGCTCCCGCATCATGCATAACACTATCCATTACTCCCGCACCCCGCGCCCCAGCATCATTCTCACCTGCACTCTGCATCGTCGCATCCAACGCCCCTACATCTTGCATCACACTATCCATCCCTTCAGAACCCCGCGCTCCAGCATCGTTCTCACCCGCACTTCGCCCAGTTGCACCCAACGTTCCCGCATCTTTTGCAGCCGCATCCATCACACCCGCACTCTGCACCGCCGCATCCACCACACCCGCACTCTGCGCCGTACCGTCCATCTCACCCGCAGCAGCCCCGCCCCCAACCACAGCAGCCGCCGCTGTGTAACAGCCATCCCTTACCAGCAGGCGCAATAGCTCCTGGCGCTGCTCTGTCAGGATGCCAGGCAGCTGCCCGGCCAGCCAGCCGTGGAGCTCTGGCTCGCGGCCTGTGCATTTGAACAGGCGCGTGAGCCGGGGGATCAGCGGCCAGGGGTCCGGCTGGAGCTGGGCTGCTCTGGTGAAGCAGGCTGCCGCTTCTTGCGCTTCGCCGATCTGCTGGCAGACCTGCCCCAGCAGCGTGTGGGTGAGATAGGTGCCTAACCCGGATTCCGTATGGTAGAGGGGAGGGGAGGCTCCAATCTCCAGTGCCCGGCACAGCGC
The window above is part of the Paenibacillus sp. FSL H8-0048 genome. Proteins encoded here:
- a CDS encoding glycosyltransferase, which gives rise to MDTPGISLCMIVRNEAQHLERCLLSVQGMVSEIIIADTGSEDNSIVIARRFGARVIRLPWEHDFSKARNQTLQLASYGWILVLDADEALADWKVEELELLLESERADGYFLPFIHYVGEGSGREYVTDNVCRLFRNDLRICFRGSIHEEVASSIWSLPGGHIAYARLPVHHYGYLDDELQRKNKASRNLELIHAALRLEPDSVPLRYALGTEYYQQGQYQAAADRLLPLLEEARPDSGYTADLYLKTAFALQAGGRPHDAESVYEAGIGLYADFTDLLESYAGLLLEQGQVWRAYPLLQQALDSGDTAHKYPSSSGSGTYRTRLFAGRVCERLFLYEEAMEHYRQAIGCSPDDLAAWEQLATLCLLSGQAEQLTVFTRQLLPALPRRVLSRLVPAALNARAAPWLAALLAAPQLPEDIRQVLQVLLGTLFRDPEQPGAASAGLARMQRDAPDNPWVSGYLWALSCRSGGIAAAGQGLGRLAELPPGLAAAHRKLAGLQAGPAEHGADGQSISSFPAGCSTHPPYTGSLADSEHRADTPLSFADFSYAAQLLLQTGAWDTLLVLGRPTSAARFLWSRLPLPLLRGLLDAPASFKMQWCANYTRQSQHYSLPGDAAEWLLYAAIAQSCGQAPKLTSTDEQTLLQSGCAAAITGLSYHMLLLAAEVHSQGNLPATGSIPWLVLVKSAIQSGDDRDKNV
- a CDS encoding tetratricopeptide repeat-containing glycosyltransferase family 2 protein, translating into MTTKPEQLLISLCMIVKNEADNLARCLRSVRGTVDEIIIVDTGSTDATRQIARSFGARIINYPWNGDFAAARNAGLALAQGTWILVLDADEELEPGSREELLVCAKHTEYEAFFVRIHNHQGTERASQTLTVNPILRMFKNRPNYRFSGIIHEQIAAVIVQETPDAAMHMGTVIVHHYGYADGVVEQKDKISRNLGLLKQQLEQSPGDAFQHFNLAVEYMRLGDYGQALEHIGTSLNLAEPGTSYVHLLYKYKVRCLAVTGDYPGALEACGQGSTLFPDYSDLHHLKGALLLQVSALAEAKTALCRALEIGASPPLYHTESGLGTYLTHTLLGQVCQQIGEAQEAAACFTRAAQLQPDPWPLIPRLTRLFKCTGREPELHGWLAGQLPGILTEQRQELLRLLVRDGCYTAAAAVVGGGAAAGEMDGTAQSAGVVDAAVQSAGVMDAAAKDAGTLGATGRSAGENDAGARGSEGMDSVMQDVGALDATMQSAGENDAGARGAGVMDSVMHDAGALGAAAQSAGVMDNVLHDAGTVDDAGPEVPPAADLLKLLQRAEAASAAELGYADITGLLNHPAVVPADRNTTLPLSDVAAAVQPWILLADKVLASLVTSAIYSPAAAAARLTLPLPRPAD
- a CDS encoding glycosyltransferase, translated to MADHGNEPLRKASGNRLTAMMQVRNESGRYLEQVLQELSGFTDEIVIVDDGSTDDTVRVCRSFAKVSKVVTLEHSLFGREWELRQTLWDLAVSTRPDWLLSVDADEFYEERAKHEMRRLIDQDVYDWVAFRIYDFWGGTTHYREDELWNLHMRHTRTLVRYLPGFYYYTPQMDHHVPRLPLSYAVLPGFLAELRVKHYGWALEPDALRRKYDRYMELDPEGKWGSLEHYRSILDEHPRLVEWGEV